The following nucleotide sequence is from Gemmatimonadota bacterium.
TGCCCCTGTGCGCGGTCATGACCAGCGCCGAGATCGCGGACGCCGCGGTGGCGAAGGGATTCATGCCCTTCTCGTCCCACGCAGGCGACCCGCTCCTCTGCGAAACCGGCCTGGCCAATCTCGAAATCGTCGATCGCGAGAACCTGGTGGAGAACGCCCGGGTCGTGGGCAACTACTTCATGGACCGGCTCAAGGTGATGGAGGAGACCTACGAAATCGTGGGCGAGGCCCGGGGACTGGGCCTGTGCCTGGGGCTCGAACTGGTGACGGACAAGCAGAGCCGGGAGCCCAACTTCGAAGGCGCCGCCATGGTGACGGAGTACTGCTACGAGAACGGCCTCTGGCTGCCCATCGTGCCCAGGATGCTCAACAAGGATCCGTTGAGCCTGCGCTTCATGGAACTGTCCGGTTCCCAGGTACTGCGGTTCATGCCGCCCATCACCATCACTGAAGCCCAGATCGACGAATCCCTGGAGATCATCGAGGCCGGCGTACGCATCGCCGAAGAAAGAACGGCGCGCGTGGCGCCGGCGGTGGTGTAGTCCCCGCCAGGCCGCCGCAATCGCACCGGGTCGACGCGGGTAGTCGCGTCGGCGGTGGTTGGTGTAGGCGCGGACGATCTGGGGCGCATTCCTGCGTTCAGGACAGGCGCACGATGATGTACCAGAGCCCGATGGATATGTAGGTCGCGGTGATGGCGACCATGATGACCCGGGTGAGGGGATGGGGTTTGACCCACGACGGGAAGGCCCGGGGAACGAGGAAATAGTTCAGGTAGATCAGGCCGGGACAGAAGAGCCCCATGGCCATGAAGGCGATGACGCCCCGGATGATGAGCAGATCCCCCGGCTGCGCGAGGGGCAGCGTGATCGTCGTCAGCACGGTGAACACCACGACGAAGGCGTAGTACAGCGTCCTGAAATGAAACCGCCGCGCCCGCTTCACGTTGGCGTAGATGAAGTCCGCCTGCATGCGGGCGAAGCCGTCGGTGGACTGCAGCCAGGCATCGCACAGAAACGCCGCGGCGACGATCAGGAACACGACCTTGCCGATGGCGCCCCAGCTGACCTCGAAGAAGGCCGACTGCACCACGGCGATTTCCCAGCCCTCGGGAACGATGCCCTGCGGCTTCAGCAGGGCCCACGCCAGCCAGCACATGATGATGGTCGTCACCAGGTTCAGCGTGACGCCGAGGCCCGACTCGAGCTTCAGGTACCGCATGAACTTCCCGTAGTTTATCCGGTTGGATTCGGTATCCTCGAAGGCATAACCCGTGGCCGAGATGGCCTCCGGTGCGGTCCGCAGGGGGCTGGTTATGCGCCCGATGTAGGCCGACATGCCCACGCCCTTGTCCCGCATCCAGTAGGAGAGGAAGAGCTGGCCGAAGCCGCCGGCGCCGGCGAAGACGATGGCGGTGAGCACCGTGGACAGGTCCGCCGGGTCCCAGTTGGCGGGCCTGTGGTAGCCGGGCGTCAATAGGACGCCGAAGAACTCGCCCGCCACGTCCAGAACCGGCCGCTGGAAGACGGCGAAGGCGATCCCCACCATCGTGATGACGACCACCGCCATGGTGAGCCGTTCCACAATCAGGTAGACCACCCGGCCCATGAACAGGGCGACCAGGTAGATCCCGATGGTCAGGTAGGCCCAGAAGAGCGACTGGCCGCGCACCGTCCATCCGTAGGGGAACCCGGTAAGCTCCGCCAGGGCGCCGCCGCCCGCCGACGCGTAGGCGCCGAACCAGATATTCTCGAGAAACACCCCGACCCAGATGGCCGTCACGTACCACTTCCCGACACGGCTGAAGCCGGTCAAGGCCGTCTCGCCCGTCATGATCGTATACCGGGCGATCTCCACGTTGACCCAGTACTGCATCAGGGCGGCCGGGATGAGCAGGCCGATGAAGGCCGCGCCGTACTTGGCGGTCAGGTAGGGCCACCAGATGAGTTCGCCACTGCCCTGGGCCAGGCCGGCCCAGACGATGCCGGGGCCGACGTACTTCAGCATGCCGGCGAAGGTGGGCACGGCGGCCAGTTTCAGGGGCGACAGGCGGCCGAGTGGACGGGTGTTTTCGGTGGCGGTTTCGGCGGACATGAAGTGGGACCCGAGAATCGGCGATGCTATACCGACTATTGCATATAGTCCGATCAACGCCGTAGACGAACGATCGGTCGAAAAACAGGGGAAGTTGAAGGATCCGGTCGAACCGGCATAGTACAAGGGGGTGCAAGATAGTTCAAGCACAAAAAAGGAAACCACAGGTGGCCTGAACCCACAGATTTCTCAAGGCTGGTTCACAGCCGCACCGCCTGACGAGAGTGAGGGTGTAAATCCGTTGACTACATGCTATTGCGCTGATAGCTTTCAAATGAAGGAGTTCATAATATGAACGAAAGAAAACCACCTGACTCCAACGATGAAGTAATGGTCGAAATCTGTTACAAAGACAACAGTATCAAGAACCGGTTGGCCAGACTTGAAGCGTCAGATGACCACATCAGATACCTGATCGAAAGTAACGCAACGTATTTTCGGTGGATCATCGGCATTATTCTAGCCGCCTATATTTCTATAATGATCAAACTGGTTTTTATTCCATGAGGGAAGGGTTATGTCGAAGAAGAAAGGACGGATTCTGGACGTGGACGTCGGCGAGCGTCTCAAAACCGCGTTGATGGATGTTTTAAACGACGAAGAGATCGTCGCCTTGCGTATGGAAGTTGACGTTGAAGTCAAGAGCGGATATACCGATAAAGCGTGGTACGCCTGGAAGAATCCAGTCTGTACCCAAAGCGTCTCTTCCAAAGGTATTTAAGGATCACGCCATGGTGGATTTCCCCATTGTAGACACCCACGTACATCTCTGGGACCCGAATCACCTGAGATACAGCTGGCTGGACGGTATTCCCCTGCTGAACCAGCGGTACCTGTTGGAGGAGTACCGGCAGGCCTGTGGGAATGTCCAGGTGGAACAGATGGTCTTCGTGCAATGCGAATGCGACGCCGGTCAGCACGTCCAGGAAGCGGAATGGGTATCCGGCCTTGCCCGGCAGGACGGCCGGATCCGCGGAATCGTGGCCAACGCACCGCTCGAACGGGGCGTGGCGGTCGACGCCGACCTCGTTGCGCTGGCCCGGATACCACTGGTCAAGGGCATCCGCCGCCTGCTGCAGACCGAGGACGCCGGCTTTTGCCTGCAGCCCGGGTTCATCGAAGGGGTCCGGCTGCTGCCGACCCACGGGCTGTCCTTCGATATCTGCATCTTCCACCCGCAGCTGGCGAATGCGATCGAATTCGTCCGGCAGTGCCCCGACGTCTCCTTCATCCTGGATCATATCGGCAAGCCCGACATCAAGAACCAGGCCTTCGATCCGTGGAAAGACGAACTGAGGACCCTGGCGGAGATGCCCAATGTCTACTGCAAGATATCGGGGCTCGTCACCGAGGCGGACATGGAGCGGTGGACGCCCGAGGACCTGAAGCCTTACATCGACCACGTGATCGCGTGCTTCGGCATCGACCGGGTCATGTACGGCGGGGATTGGCCCGTCGCCTTCCAGGCCACGGAGTACCCGCGCTGGGTGGAGACCCTGTCCTGGGCGACCAGCGGACTATCGGACGCCGAAAGACGCAAGCTGTTTCACGACAACGCCATCTCCTTCTACCGGCTTTAACGGCTTCTTTTTTTCATGACCCTCGCCTCCCTGTGCCAGAAGCTTCTGCCCGACGGCCCGGTGCTGGATATCCACGTACATCCCCTGAACTGTTTCGGCGCCTATGGGGTTTCCTCGCCCGTCGAGGACGCGGAAAGATTGATCGCGACCGCCGGCCGTTCCGGTGTGACCCGGATGTGCGTGTTTTCACTGCATGAGACCACACCCTACGAACCCACGGTCGAACAGTGCCGGCTGGCCAACGACTACGTGTTGCGGATGCGGGACGCGCAACCTGACGCGATCCTCCCGTTCTGCTACGTAACGCCCGCCTTCCCGGACGAAGCCGTCGCCGAGATCGAGCGTTGCGTGGGGGGCCAGGCCATGGGAGGAGTAAAGCTATGGGTGGCCCGCCGGGCAACGGACCCCGGACTCGATCCGATCATGGTAGCGGCCGTGTCATTGGACGTCCCGGTGCTGCAACACGCCTGGCTGAAGACCACCGGCAACCTGCCCGGTGAGTCCACGCCCTTCGACGTGGCCGACCTCGCCCGCCGCCATCCCCGGTCAAGGATCATCATGGCTCATCTCAACGGGGTGGGCCACCGCGGCATCGAGGCGATCGCCGACGTGCCGAACGTCGTGGTGGATACCTCGGGCGGCGATCCGGAAAGCGGCATGGTCGAAGCGGCCGTCAGCAGGCTTGGCGCCCACCGGGTCGTCTACGGCTCGGACGCGCCCATCCGGCATTTCGGCGTCACGATGAACAAGGTCCTGGGCGCGGCCATACCGGACGCCGCCAAACGCGCGATCCTGTGGGATAATGCATTGCGGATATTGAAGTTGTGCGGAGAATCCGGAGATCCGTCATGATCATCGACGTCAACGCCTGGACCGGTCCATGGCCCGCCCTGGTCAACGTGCCCTACGACGTCGATTCGGTACGGTCCTCGTTACGCACATTCGGCGTGGAGCGCATTTTCATGTCGCCGCTGGCCGCCGCGTGGAGTGCCAATCCGCATCTCTGCAACCGGGTCGTCTATGAAGCGGCCGATGCGTACGCCGATATCAGCCCCGTACCGGTCATCGACCCGACGCTGCCCACGTGGCCTGAAGAATTGGCGAAAGCGACCGGACATCGCGCCGTCCCCATGATCAAGCTGCTGCCGGGTTATGGAAGGTATGGCCTGGATGCGGCGAATGATCTGTTCGAAGAGGCGGGACGGGCAAGCCTGGCTGTGATGGTCCAGATCCGCATCGATGACCCGCGGCGACATCACCCTTTAGCACAGGTGCCCGATGTTCATGCCGGGGAAGTGATGGAAACGGCGAAGCGCCATCCCGATCTGAAACTGGTCCTGGGCGGAGCGAGCGCGTCTACTTTGAGAGAATACGCGCCGCAAGTCCGCGATCTGCCCGGCCTTTACGCGGATACGTCCCAGGTGGATGGGGTGGACAGCGTGAAGACTCTCGTGGACGAGGGAATCGGGGGCAAGCTGCTCT
It contains:
- a CDS encoding amidohydrolase family protein, which produces MIIDVNAWTGPWPALVNVPYDVDSVRSSLRTFGVERIFMSPLAAAWSANPHLCNRVVYEAADAYADISPVPVIDPTLPTWPEELAKATGHRAVPMIKLLPGYGRYGLDAANDLFEEAGRASLAVMVQIRIDDPRRHHPLAQVPDVHAGEVMETAKRHPDLKLVLGGASASTLREYAPQVRDLPGLYADTSQVDGVDSVKTLVDEGIGGKLLFGSHAPVFMPAAALARVLCDFTEESVMDILRKNTLSMFVD
- a CDS encoding amidohydrolase family protein, translated to MTLASLCQKLLPDGPVLDIHVHPLNCFGAYGVSSPVEDAERLIATAGRSGVTRMCVFSLHETTPYEPTVEQCRLANDYVLRMRDAQPDAILPFCYVTPAFPDEAVAEIERCVGGQAMGGVKLWVARRATDPGLDPIMVAAVSLDVPVLQHAWLKTTGNLPGESTPFDVADLARRHPRSRIIMAHLNGVGHRGIEAIADVPNVVVDTSGGDPESGMVEAAVSRLGAHRVVYGSDAPIRHFGVTMNKVLGAAIPDAAKRAILWDNALRILKLCGESGDPS
- a CDS encoding amidohydrolase family protein, which gives rise to MVDFPIVDTHVHLWDPNHLRYSWLDGIPLLNQRYLLEEYRQACGNVQVEQMVFVQCECDAGQHVQEAEWVSGLARQDGRIRGIVANAPLERGVAVDADLVALARIPLVKGIRRLLQTEDAGFCLQPGFIEGVRLLPTHGLSFDICIFHPQLANAIEFVRQCPDVSFILDHIGKPDIKNQAFDPWKDELRTLAEMPNVYCKISGLVTEADMERWTPEDLKPYIDHVIACFGIDRVMYGGDWPVAFQATEYPRWVETLSWATSGLSDAERRKLFHDNAISFYRL